From Desulfovibrio sp., the proteins below share one genomic window:
- the gpmI gene encoding 2,3-bisphosphoglycerate-independent phosphoglycerate mutase, producing the protein MTPTLLLILDGWGIAPPGPGNAPYLAKTPNLDALTARCPHGQLIASGRDVGLPKGYMGNSEVGHLNIGAGRVVYQDMTRIDVAVEDGSFAANPVINDVLAAARRGGGKLHLVGLLSGGGVHSHIRHLEALCGMAAGQGIPVRVHALMDGRDCEPHSGMDFIRELEASIKDQPQTRISSLVGRFYAMDRDKHWERVSQAWDVIVHGQAPTAANPEAAVQASYDAGVTDEFMKPVRFDTGDAAPGMADGDAVFFFNFRADRMRELTAAFITPGFEGFDRGKMPELSALASMTSYEASFTLPVAFPKEAVSHGLGQVVSERGMRQLRLAETEKYAHVTYFFNGGVEEPFTGEDRVLVPSPRDVTTYDQKPAMSAPLVTDEFVKAWNSGQYDLVVCNLANGDMVGHTGVVEAAVAACEVVDQCVGRMVEAVEARKGRMLIIADHGNCEVMLTPEGHPQTAHTTNPVPCILLEPDGAVKALADGRLCDVAPTLLALWGIEPSLPMTGRNLALNGADADMAQKEAARG; encoded by the coding sequence ATGACGCCGACGCTGTTGCTGATACTGGATGGCTGGGGCATTGCCCCGCCAGGGCCCGGCAATGCCCCGTACCTGGCGAAAACCCCCAATCTGGACGCCCTGACGGCCCGCTGCCCGCACGGGCAGCTCATCGCCTCAGGCCGTGATGTGGGTCTGCCCAAAGGGTATATGGGCAATTCGGAAGTCGGGCACCTGAACATCGGGGCGGGGCGCGTGGTCTATCAGGACATGACGCGCATCGACGTGGCTGTGGAGGACGGCTCCTTCGCGGCCAACCCTGTCATCAATGACGTGCTGGCAGCGGCCAGACGCGGCGGCGGCAAGCTGCACCTTGTGGGTCTGCTTTCCGGCGGCGGCGTTCACAGTCATATCCGTCATCTGGAGGCCTTGTGCGGCATGGCTGCCGGGCAGGGCATCCCCGTGCGCGTGCATGCCCTCATGGACGGCCGCGACTGCGAACCGCACAGCGGCATGGACTTTATCCGCGAGCTTGAAGCCAGCATCAAGGATCAGCCCCAGACGCGCATATCCAGCCTTGTGGGCCGCTTTTACGCCATGGACCGCGACAAGCACTGGGAGCGGGTCAGCCAGGCATGGGACGTGATAGTACACGGTCAGGCGCCCACGGCGGCCAATCCCGAAGCAGCGGTGCAGGCTTCCTACGATGCGGGTGTTACCGACGAATTCATGAAGCCCGTGCGCTTTGACACGGGTGACGCCGCCCCCGGCATGGCCGACGGCGACGCGGTATTTTTTTTCAACTTCCGGGCCGACCGCATGCGCGAACTGACAGCGGCCTTCATTACGCCCGGTTTTGAAGGCTTTGACAGGGGCAAGATGCCCGAGCTGTCGGCCCTGGCGTCCATGACGAGCTATGAGGCCAGCTTTACCCTGCCGGTGGCCTTTCCCAAGGAGGCGGTGAGCCATGGCCTTGGTCAGGTCGTGTCCGAGCGGGGCATGCGTCAGCTGCGCCTGGCGGAAACGGAAAAGTACGCCCATGTGACCTATTTTTTCAATGGCGGCGTTGAAGAGCCGTTTACGGGCGAAGATCGCGTTCTTGTACCGTCGCCGCGCGATGTGACGACCTATGACCAGAAGCCAGCCATGAGCGCGCCTCTGGTGACGGATGAATTCGTCAAGGCCTGGAACTCCGGGCAGTATGATCTTGTGGTCTGCAACCTCGCCAATGGCGATATGGTGGGGCATACCGGCGTGGTTGAAGCCGCTGTTGCGGCCTGCGAAGTGGTGGACCAGTGCGTGGGCCGCATGGTGGAAGCCGTGGAAGCCCGCAAGGGCCGCATGCTCATCATTGCCGACCACGGCAACTGCGAAGTCATGCTCACGCCCGAAGGCCATCCGCAGACGGCCCATACCACCAACCCCGTGCCCTGCATCCTGCTGGAGCCTGACGGCGCGGT
- the rsfS gene encoding ribosome silencing factor, with protein sequence MENNHLNTPSGGRAPKQFSDVPASRKAADLVQWLEEHKALRVVSIDFEGQGGFADALIIASAGSVRHAQSLADGVSLMCREKNYEFLRTEGYAAGQWILVDMNDVIVNIFQEPVRELYALEALWGHGSAAAKTAGREDRGE encoded by the coding sequence ATGGAAAATAATCATCTCAATACTCCCTCCGGGGGCCGCGCCCCCAAACAGTTTTCAGACGTCCCCGCAAGCCGCAAGGCGGCGGATCTGGTTCAATGGCTTGAAGAGCACAAGGCCTTGCGTGTGGTCAGCATTGATTTTGAAGGGCAGGGCGGTTTTGCCGATGCCCTGATCATTGCCAGCGCCGGTTCGGTGCGTCACGCCCAGAGTCTTGCTGACGGCGTAAGCCTGATGTGCCGTGAGAAAAACTACGAATTTCTGCGCACAGAAGGGTACGCCGCCGGACAGTGGATCCTGGTGGATATGAACGATGTTATCGTCAATATCTTTCAGGAACCCGTGCGCGAGCTTTACGCCCTTGAAGCCCTGTGGGGGCACGGCTCTGCTGCGGCCAAAACCGCTGGGCGCGAAGACCGCGGAGAATAA